One Luteolibacter arcticus DNA segment encodes these proteins:
- a CDS encoding 50S ribosomal protein L25, whose amino-acid sequence MAKKHVLKAEPRQRSGSGVLKQLRREGWVPSVIYGRGNENQNLKVDAKAFGELLAHATSENILINLDLGGSNQLAFLQAVQHDPLSGKALHVDFLSVDENSELTAHIPVHLTGEAAGVKAGGLLEQLGHTLEVRCAASALPDVLEFDVTHLEEGDSLHIGDVKLPAGVAATHADDVVIAHVAKSAAAVSEAAATA is encoded by the coding sequence ATGGCCAAGAAGCACGTTCTCAAAGCCGAACCGCGCCAACGCTCCGGTTCCGGTGTCCTCAAACAATTGCGCCGCGAGGGCTGGGTCCCTTCCGTTATCTACGGACGCGGAAACGAAAACCAGAACCTGAAGGTCGACGCCAAGGCCTTCGGCGAGTTGCTGGCCCACGCCACCTCGGAAAACATTCTCATCAACCTGGACCTCGGTGGCAGCAACCAGCTCGCCTTCCTCCAGGCCGTCCAGCACGACCCGCTTTCGGGCAAGGCGCTGCACGTGGATTTCCTCTCGGTCGACGAGAACAGCGAACTCACCGCCCACATCCCGGTCCACCTCACGGGTGAAGCCGCAGGCGTGAAGGCCGGTGGTCTGCTCGAGCAACTCGGCCACACCCTCGAAGTCCGCTGCGCTGCTTCCGCACTGCCGGATGTCCTCGAGTTCGACGTGACCCACCTTGAAGAAGGCGACTCGCTGCACATCGGCGACGTCAAGCTTCCCGCCGGTGTCGCCGCGACCCATGCCGACGACGTCGTCATCGCCCACGTGGCGAAGAGCGCCGCCGCCGTCTCTGAAGCCGCCGCAACCGCCTGA
- the pth gene encoding aminoacyl-tRNA hydrolase yields the protein MESGASIPVVIGLGNPGRQYENTRHNVGFMVLDRLALLAGVPFESKPKWQCHVAKLPGSGVLLVKPQSFMNLSGRPVRQIATFHKWTPEQILTVYDDVALPLGKLRFREKGSAGGHNGIKSMIEHLGGDGFPRLKVGIGASEPGNMTGHVLGTFREEEREVLENTLARAVAAVQLALSQGLPAAAGFYNSNNGTT from the coding sequence TTGGAATCCGGAGCCTCCATCCCCGTCGTCATCGGCCTCGGCAATCCCGGCCGGCAGTACGAGAACACCCGCCACAACGTGGGGTTTATGGTGCTCGACCGTCTGGCGCTGCTCGCCGGTGTGCCCTTCGAGTCGAAGCCGAAGTGGCAGTGCCATGTCGCCAAGCTCCCCGGCTCCGGCGTGCTGCTGGTGAAGCCGCAGTCCTTCATGAATCTCAGCGGCCGGCCGGTCCGCCAGATCGCCACCTTTCACAAGTGGACGCCGGAGCAGATCCTGACGGTCTATGACGACGTCGCCCTGCCCCTCGGCAAGCTGCGTTTCCGCGAGAAAGGCAGCGCCGGCGGACACAACGGCATCAAGTCGATGATCGAACACCTGGGAGGCGATGGATTCCCCCGGCTCAAGGTCGGCATCGGCGCTTCGGAGCCCGGAAACATGACCGGCCACGTGCTCGGAACCTTCCGCGAGGAGGAGCGGGAAGTGCTTGAAAACACGCTTGCAAGGGCCGTTGCGGCTGTGCAGCTTGCGCTCTCCCAAGGCCTCCCCGCCGCCGCCGGTTTTTACAACAGCAACAACGGAACCACCTAA
- the rpsF gene encoding 30S ribosomal protein S6 encodes MSRKYEGLVILNTKSIEGSVEDLVTAVSKEIESEGAKVADVKQLGRRKFAYSSRHLDNGHYVTYSFKAEPAMIDKIQAKLRLNTSVHLQHFERVA; translated from the coding sequence ATGAGCCGCAAGTACGAAGGACTCGTCATCCTGAACACCAAGTCGATCGAAGGCAGCGTCGAAGACCTCGTCACCGCCGTCAGCAAGGAAATCGAATCCGAAGGCGCCAAGGTCGCAGATGTCAAGCAACTCGGCCGCCGCAAGTTCGCCTACAGCTCGCGCCACCTGGATAACGGCCACTACGTGACCTACTCCTTCAAGGCCGAGCCCGCCATGATCGACAAGATCCAGGCCAAGCTCCGGCTGAACACCAGCGTTCACCTGCAGCACTTCGAGCGCGTCGCTTGA
- a CDS encoding single-stranded DNA-binding protein translates to MANLNKVMLIGNLTRDPEVRYTPKGTAVGDLGLAVNRRVSDGNGNWSDETTFVDITVWGTNAENAQKFLTKGRGVFVEGRLQMDTWEDKQSGQKRSKLKVVAEVLQFLPDGKQGAGGSGGGGGPRPGNGEGGNGGSYSQQPRQSSGPPQGASPAGSGEYHDEEDDIPF, encoded by the coding sequence ATGGCCAATCTCAATAAAGTGATGTTGATCGGGAACCTCACCCGTGACCCGGAAGTTCGTTACACCCCGAAAGGGACTGCCGTCGGTGACCTCGGCCTCGCCGTGAACCGGCGCGTCTCGGACGGCAACGGCAACTGGTCCGATGAGACCACATTCGTCGACATCACGGTTTGGGGCACTAATGCGGAAAACGCCCAGAAGTTCCTCACCAAGGGCCGCGGCGTCTTCGTCGAGGGCCGCTTGCAGATGGATACCTGGGAGGACAAGCAGTCCGGCCAGAAGCGCAGCAAGCTCAAGGTCGTCGCCGAAGTCCTCCAGTTCCTGCCCGATGGCAAACAAGGTGCTGGCGGCAGCGGTGGTGGTGGTGGCCCACGTCCCGGCAACGGGGAGGGCGGCAATGGCGGCAGCTACTCGCAGCAGCCACGCCAATCTTCCGGCCCGCCGCAAGGCGCCTCGCCAGCCGGTTCCGGCGAATACCACGACGAGGAAGACGACATTCCATTCTGA
- the chrA gene encoding chromate efflux transporter: protein MSPPPVPTFGEALRFWIKLGWISFGGPAGQIAIMHKELVEKRRWLSEDHFLHALNFCMLLPGPEAQQLATYLGWRLHGARGGIAAGALFVIPSVFILFFLSWLYMAGGEIKWVQGIFYGLMPAVIAIVASAVKRIGSKALKTPALWVLAVLAFVAIFRYKINFVEILLCTALIGWIGGKYFPKQFPAGRGHGRADVGEAPFVQLPPSPPATWRRTFLVSAVCLMLWWLPVLACGLLLGWKGIHFQQGLFFSKTAMVTIGGAYAVLPYVMQMAVENYHWLNDGQMMTGLGLAETTPGPLIMVLQFVGFVAAWQHPGDLSPLLAATLGAAITTWVTFLPCFLFVFLGAPHVEGLHERKRLASVLTAITAAVVGVILNLAIWFALHAIVPDKGKFDVFVALAAIGAWVAMERFKIGVMPVLAGCAGLGVVVTMMF, encoded by the coding sequence ATGAGCCCACCTCCCGTTCCCACCTTTGGCGAAGCGCTGCGCTTCTGGATCAAGCTCGGCTGGATCAGCTTCGGCGGACCGGCCGGGCAGATCGCGATCATGCACAAGGAGCTGGTCGAGAAGCGCCGCTGGCTGAGTGAGGACCATTTCCTCCACGCGCTGAATTTCTGCATGCTGCTGCCGGGGCCCGAGGCACAGCAGCTTGCCACCTACCTCGGCTGGCGCTTGCACGGTGCGCGCGGCGGGATCGCGGCGGGCGCCCTATTCGTGATTCCGTCGGTGTTCATCCTGTTCTTCCTGAGCTGGCTCTACATGGCGGGGGGGGAGATAAAGTGGGTGCAGGGGATATTCTACGGCTTGATGCCGGCGGTCATCGCCATCGTGGCCTCGGCAGTGAAGCGCATCGGCTCGAAGGCGCTGAAGACTCCGGCGCTGTGGGTGCTGGCGGTGTTAGCCTTCGTCGCGATTTTCCGCTATAAGATCAACTTCGTGGAGATTCTCCTCTGCACCGCCTTGATCGGGTGGATCGGAGGAAAATATTTCCCCAAGCAATTCCCGGCGGGGAGGGGGCACGGCAGGGCGGATGTGGGTGAAGCTCCCTTCGTCCAACTTCCTCCATCACCACCGGCGACGTGGCGGAGGACCTTCCTTGTCTCCGCGGTCTGCCTCATGCTGTGGTGGCTGCCCGTGCTGGCCTGCGGGCTTCTGTTAGGTTGGAAAGGAATCCATTTCCAACAGGGCTTGTTTTTCAGCAAGACCGCCATGGTGACCATTGGCGGTGCCTATGCGGTCCTGCCCTATGTGATGCAGATGGCCGTGGAGAACTATCACTGGTTGAACGACGGACAGATGATGACTGGCCTTGGTCTCGCGGAAACGACGCCAGGGCCGCTGATCATGGTACTGCAGTTCGTCGGCTTCGTCGCCGCGTGGCAGCATCCCGGAGACTTGTCACCGCTGCTAGCGGCGACGCTTGGTGCCGCGATTACCACGTGGGTGACCTTCCTGCCGTGCTTCCTGTTCGTCTTCCTTGGTGCGCCCCATGTCGAGGGGCTGCATGAGCGGAAGAGGCTGGCGTCGGTGCTGACGGCGATTACGGCGGCGGTGGTTGGAGTCATCCTCAACCTCGCCATATGGTTCGCGCTTCACGCGATCGTTCCAGACAAGGGAAAGTTCGACGTGTTCGTTGCGCTGGCAGCCATTGGTGCGTGGGTGGCGATGGAGCGGTTCAAAATTGGCGTGATGCCGGTGCTTGCAGGGTGTGCCGGCTTGGGCGTGGTCGTGACGATGATGTTTTGA
- a CDS encoding ABC transporter permease, with amino-acid sequence MLPFSYAVRNLSRSKARLLQTIGGSALVVLLVMAAVAINQGMKRVLSASGSPNNVVFVGAGSEESIQRSEVADSAAGIAEAAVPGIGEELGVRAVSSEIHYMNYLDLGGGKRAQAMFRGVTAQALRVHPEVRIITGSFPGAGQLMVGRLAWRKLGVSEADLQPGKHVALDGQDLVISGIFAAPGTVLESELWATLGDLRVLAKRDTVSCVVLRLDDPAGFADADLFAKQRLDLELSALRESDYYARLSSFFKPLRAMTWITAGLIAAGALFGGVNTLYAAFASRVREMATLQAIGYGRGALLASLVQESTLACLTGTLVASLVAVLLLDGRTVPFSIGAFTLDIGPGVAVTGVVTGLLLGLLGALPPAIRCLKPSLPVALRSS; translated from the coding sequence ATGCTTCCTTTCTCATACGCTGTGCGGAATCTCTCCCGCTCGAAAGCGCGCCTGCTCCAGACCATTGGCGGCAGCGCGCTAGTGGTGCTGCTGGTGATGGCTGCGGTGGCGATCAATCAGGGGATGAAGCGCGTGCTTTCCGCCTCGGGGTCGCCGAACAATGTCGTCTTCGTCGGTGCGGGCTCCGAGGAGAGCATCCAGCGCAGCGAGGTTGCCGATAGCGCCGCGGGCATCGCCGAGGCCGCGGTGCCAGGCATCGGCGAGGAACTCGGCGTGCGCGCCGTTTCCAGCGAGATCCACTACATGAACTATCTCGATCTCGGCGGCGGCAAGCGCGCCCAGGCGATGTTCCGCGGCGTCACCGCGCAGGCCCTGCGGGTGCACCCCGAAGTAAGGATCATCACCGGCAGTTTTCCTGGCGCGGGGCAGCTCATGGTGGGCCGGCTCGCGTGGCGGAAGCTTGGCGTGTCGGAAGCTGATCTACAGCCCGGCAAGCACGTGGCGCTCGATGGCCAGGATCTGGTGATCTCCGGCATCTTCGCCGCGCCCGGCACGGTGCTGGAGTCGGAGCTGTGGGCCACGCTCGGCGATCTGCGGGTGCTGGCGAAACGCGACACCGTCTCGTGCGTCGTGCTGCGGCTGGATGATCCGGCCGGGTTCGCCGATGCCGACCTGTTTGCCAAGCAGCGGCTCGACCTCGAACTCAGCGCGCTGCGCGAGAGCGACTACTATGCCCGCCTGAGTTCGTTCTTCAAACCGCTGCGCGCGATGACCTGGATCACCGCCGGACTCATCGCGGCGGGCGCGTTGTTCGGCGGCGTGAACACGCTCTATGCCGCCTTTGCCTCGCGGGTCCGCGAGATGGCCACGCTGCAGGCGATCGGCTACGGCCGCGGTGCTCTGCTGGCGAGCCTGGTGCAGGAAAGCACGCTCGCCTGCCTGACCGGCACGCTGGTCGCCTCGCTCGTCGCGGTGCTGCTGCTCGATGGCCGTACGGTGCCATTCTCCATCGGGGCCTTCACTCTTGATATCGGCCCCGGCGTTGCTGTCACCGGAGTGGTCACCGGCCTGTTGCTCGGCTTGTTAGGGGCGTTGCCGCCGGCGATCCGTTGCCTGAAGCCATCGCTGCCGGTGGCGCTCCGTTCTTCCTGA
- a CDS encoding ABC transporter permease, producing MSAILNLLRLSWTQLTRHRVRSLLTVLGVASGMFLFTAVETLQRSLAKATEQTAADTTLVVYRQNRFCPSASRLPEHYADEIRSIDGVRDVIPVQIVVNNCGASLDVITFRGVPDDQLAKFAPEIEVIEGSMEEWQKRGDGALLGEVFAQRRGLKPGDRFDGAGVTVTVAGILRSPFPQDNNVAYVKLPFLQRASKSGLGVVTQFNVRVNSAQDLKPVAKAIDERFHSDAQPTDTRPEKAFFAETAAELIELIGFTRWLGIGAVLAVTALVANALLLVVRGRVKENAVLRTLGYPGRAIGCLVIGEGGMLGLAGGIAGVGLSAAFLRWQSFTMGNEGQTLAIQPDAAVILTGIVAALVLGILASLWPAWQAVMQPIVKNLRS from the coding sequence ATGAGTGCCATCCTCAATCTACTACGTCTCTCGTGGACGCAGCTCACGCGCCACCGGGTGCGCTCGCTGCTGACCGTGCTCGGCGTGGCGTCCGGCATGTTTCTTTTCACAGCGGTGGAAACCTTGCAGCGGTCGTTGGCCAAGGCGACCGAGCAGACCGCGGCGGACACCACCCTGGTCGTCTATCGACAGAATCGCTTCTGCCCGTCTGCCAGCCGCTTGCCGGAACACTATGCTGACGAGATCCGCAGCATCGATGGTGTGCGCGACGTCATACCCGTACAAATCGTGGTCAACAACTGCGGCGCCTCTCTCGATGTGATCACCTTCCGCGGCGTTCCGGACGACCAGCTCGCGAAGTTTGCGCCGGAGATCGAGGTGATCGAGGGAAGCATGGAGGAATGGCAGAAGCGCGGCGACGGAGCGTTGCTCGGCGAGGTCTTCGCCCAGCGCCGCGGCTTGAAGCCCGGCGACCGCTTCGATGGTGCGGGCGTGACCGTCACCGTGGCGGGGATCCTGCGCTCGCCGTTCCCGCAGGACAACAACGTCGCTTACGTGAAGTTGCCCTTCCTACAGCGCGCGTCGAAGTCGGGGCTCGGCGTGGTCACGCAGTTCAATGTCCGCGTGAATTCGGCGCAGGATCTCAAGCCCGTCGCCAAGGCCATCGACGAGCGCTTTCATTCGGATGCGCAGCCGACCGACACCCGTCCGGAGAAGGCCTTCTTCGCCGAGACCGCCGCCGAGTTGATCGAGCTGATTGGCTTCACGCGCTGGCTTGGGATTGGTGCTGTTTTGGCGGTCACGGCGCTGGTGGCAAACGCGTTGCTGCTCGTCGTCCGCGGCCGCGTGAAGGAGAATGCGGTGTTGAGAACGCTCGGCTATCCGGGTCGCGCGATCGGGTGCTTGGTCATCGGCGAAGGCGGCATGCTCGGGCTGGCCGGCGGCATCGCGGGCGTCGGGCTCTCGGCGGCCTTCCTTCGCTGGCAGAGCTTTACCATGGGCAATGAGGGCCAGACCCTCGCCATTCAACCCGATGCCGCAGTCATCCTCACCGGCATCGTCGCCGCGCTCGTGCTCGGCATCCTCGCCTCGCTGTGGCCGGCATGGCAGGCCGTGATGCAACCGATCGTCAAGAACCTCCGCAGTTAG
- a CDS encoding ABC transporter ATP-binding protein, with protein MNEPMIQCRGVSKSYRKGSSVVTPLEKLDLDVPRGQFLALMGPSGSGKTTLLNLLSGIDSPTEGSLVIAGKELAKLNRRELTKWRANHVGYIFQLYHLVPVLSAFENVELPLLLAPMAKKDRHARVEAALSLVGLADRMHHTPGELSGGQEQRVAIARALVADPALLVADEPTGDLDRESATRILGLLQQLSREHGKTIVMVTHDPRAAEAADRTLHLEKGQLILS; from the coding sequence ATGAACGAACCGATGATCCAATGCCGCGGCGTTTCCAAGAGCTACCGCAAGGGCAGCTCGGTGGTGACGCCGCTTGAGAAGCTCGATCTGGATGTGCCGCGCGGGCAGTTCCTCGCGCTGATGGGACCATCGGGCTCGGGAAAGACCACGTTGCTCAATTTGCTGTCGGGCATCGACTCGCCGACCGAGGGCTCGCTGGTCATCGCCGGCAAGGAGCTGGCGAAGCTCAACCGCCGCGAGCTGACGAAATGGCGGGCCAATCATGTAGGCTACATTTTCCAACTCTATCATCTGGTGCCGGTGCTGAGCGCCTTTGAGAATGTCGAGCTGCCGCTGTTGCTCGCGCCGATGGCGAAGAAGGACCGCCACGCCCGCGTCGAGGCGGCGCTCTCGCTCGTCGGCCTTGCCGACCGGATGCATCACACGCCGGGCGAGCTTTCCGGCGGGCAGGAGCAGCGCGTGGCCATCGCCCGCGCGCTGGTGGCGGATCCGGCCTTGCTGGTGGCGGACGAGCCCACCGGTGACCTCGATCGCGAGTCCGCGACCCGCATTCTCGGCCTGCTCCAGCAGCTTTCGCGCGAGCATGGGAAGACCATCGTGATGGTTACTCACGATCCCCGTGCCGCGGAGGCCGCGGACCGGACACTGCATCTTGAGAAAGGGCAATTGATCCTGTCATGA
- a CDS encoding efflux RND transporter periplasmic adaptor subunit produces the protein MNPSLDSLSRAPAETSKPVRRMPAWLVPLALLAGFALLFLALFRDRLLPAATVETAIVLATVGGEKSSAAPASGSGDMLFQASGWIEPDPLPVKATALIDGVVDVVHVLEGQAVKQGDTLATLVDADARLALAGAESKHRMLVSGRASHLVAIDGGKRKLENVRAQCLATATLEQEAADRHERIKDLKSAVSAVEIVATRLALERAKAGCLAAQAMADEAEAEVKRLELDTHTKDDEIASAAVEVEQAKLALSRTRILAPIDGRVLRLAAAPGQKKMLLMDDPDSSTIAILYQPEKLQVRVDVPLADAARLSVGQAAKIRCSLLPEKIFTGEVTRITGEADLARNTLQAKVRIADPSEQLRPEMLCRVEFLGSASASPGQFGGGDLATWVPESAVADGVAWVCDPESKRVDKREIQASSETRDGHVRIIDGLRPGEHVILSPKNLREGQRVNPVLP, from the coding sequence ATGAATCCATCCCTTGATTCCCTGTCCCGCGCTCCTGCGGAGACTTCCAAGCCCGTGCGGCGCATGCCGGCGTGGCTGGTGCCGCTCGCGCTTCTCGCGGGCTTTGCCTTGCTCTTTCTCGCGCTCTTTCGTGATCGGCTGTTGCCCGCTGCGACGGTCGAGACCGCGATCGTCCTCGCTACGGTTGGCGGGGAAAAAAGTAGCGCTGCTCCTGCCTCCGGATCCGGCGACATGCTCTTCCAAGCCAGCGGCTGGATCGAACCCGATCCGCTGCCGGTGAAGGCGACCGCCCTGATCGACGGCGTGGTCGATGTGGTCCACGTGCTGGAAGGACAGGCCGTGAAGCAGGGCGACACGCTGGCGACTCTCGTCGATGCCGACGCCCGGCTCGCTCTCGCCGGGGCGGAGAGCAAGCACCGCATGCTGGTCTCCGGTCGCGCGTCGCACCTCGTCGCGATCGATGGCGGGAAGAGGAAGCTCGAGAATGTGAGGGCCCAGTGCCTCGCCACCGCGACTCTCGAGCAGGAAGCCGCCGACCGTCACGAGCGGATCAAGGATTTGAAAAGTGCCGTGTCCGCCGTCGAGATCGTCGCCACCCGGCTCGCCCTAGAACGCGCCAAGGCGGGCTGCCTCGCTGCGCAGGCGATGGCGGATGAAGCCGAGGCGGAGGTGAAGCGGCTGGAACTCGACACCCACACGAAGGACGATGAGATCGCATCCGCGGCCGTCGAGGTGGAGCAGGCGAAGCTGGCGCTTTCCCGCACCCGCATCCTCGCGCCGATCGATGGCCGTGTGCTCCGGCTCGCTGCCGCGCCGGGACAGAAGAAGATGCTGCTGATGGATGACCCCGACAGCTCGACCATCGCGATTCTCTATCAGCCGGAGAAGCTGCAGGTGCGGGTCGATGTGCCGCTGGCCGATGCCGCGCGTCTCAGCGTCGGGCAAGCGGCGAAGATCCGCTGCAGCCTCTTGCCGGAAAAGATCTTCACCGGCGAAGTCACCCGCATCACCGGGGAGGCGGACCTTGCGCGGAATACTCTTCAGGCGAAGGTGCGCATCGCCGATCCGAGCGAGCAGCTCCGGCCAGAGATGTTGTGCCGTGTCGAGTTCCTTGGTTCAGCCTCCGCTTCTCCCGGTCAGTTTGGCGGCGGAGATCTCGCGACGTGGGTTCCCGAATCGGCCGTGGCCGATGGCGTCGCATGGGTTTGCGATCCTGAATCAAAGCGCGTCGATAAGCGTGAGATCCAAGCATCCTCCGAGACGCGCGATGGCCACGTCCGCATCATTGACGGCCTGCGTCCCGGCGAGCACGTCATCCTTTCCCCGAAGAACCTGCGCGAGGGCCAGCGCGTGAATCCCGTCCTGCCATGA
- a CDS encoding heavy metal translocating P-type ATPase has translation MTCTPSRDSHGSSCEHGHDDSPFPRTFLVAASVVLTGAGLLLQWSHAGPEWLNTAAFALATISGGLLVFPAAWKALLARRLDMNVLMSVAVAGAWIIGEHAEAAAVVFLFALSELLESWAGTRARRAVAALLDLSPPAAVVIGADGSEREVKVAEVAIGAKIRVRSGSRIPLDGKVLSGNSPVNQAPITGESVPVDKSPGDPVFAGTVNGEGSLEVEVTKAAGDSTLARIIKLVAEAEENKPATQRWVDRFAAIYTPAVFAMALLVAVVPPLLLGQPWNAWFYRSLVLLVIACPCALVIATPVSIVSGLTALARRGVLVKGGVYLEEVGKLRALAVDKTGTITRGNPEVVGVSPVADLTEEEILRRSAAINSHSGHPLATAIVEAARARGIDFNPAPDYVSVTGRGARATLDGHPHFIGNHRMAHDAGVCTPAVEELLAGIESKGQSLAVLGHAPHEGCAGEVLGVIAIADTLRPEVAEALKAIHAAGISKIVMLSGDNQRTASSIAQQAGIDEAIGDLMPDQKVEHIRKLVAEHGHVGMIGDGVNDAPALAVASVGFAMGAIGSDTAIETADIALMKDDLTKVAEAVRTGRRAVGIIRFNVVFALVVKAVFLVLAFFGMAGLWLAILADTGATLLVILNSLRLLRPGESRVGIGPLTRASQV, from the coding sequence ATGACCTGCACTCCCTCCCGAGATAGCCACGGCTCCAGCTGCGAGCATGGCCACGATGACTCTCCTTTTCCGCGGACCTTTCTGGTCGCGGCCTCCGTCGTGCTGACCGGTGCCGGCCTTTTGCTCCAGTGGTCCCATGCCGGGCCGGAGTGGCTGAATACGGCAGCCTTTGCACTCGCCACGATTTCCGGTGGATTGCTCGTCTTTCCCGCCGCCTGGAAGGCCCTGTTAGCCCGTCGCCTCGACATGAATGTCCTGATGTCGGTGGCGGTCGCCGGGGCATGGATCATCGGCGAGCATGCCGAAGCCGCCGCCGTCGTTTTTCTGTTCGCGCTTTCAGAGCTTCTGGAGTCGTGGGCGGGCACCCGCGCGCGCCGTGCCGTGGCGGCCTTGTTAGACCTGTCACCACCGGCCGCCGTGGTCATCGGGGCTGATGGGTCGGAGCGTGAGGTGAAGGTCGCGGAGGTGGCGATCGGTGCAAAGATCCGCGTCCGCAGCGGCAGCCGCATTCCTCTCGATGGCAAGGTCCTTTCCGGAAACTCGCCGGTCAACCAGGCCCCGATCACCGGCGAATCCGTGCCGGTGGACAAGTCGCCCGGGGATCCCGTCTTTGCCGGCACCGTCAATGGCGAGGGCTCTTTGGAGGTGGAGGTCACCAAGGCCGCCGGTGACTCCACGTTGGCGCGCATCATCAAGCTGGTCGCCGAGGCCGAGGAGAACAAGCCGGCGACCCAGCGATGGGTTGACCGCTTTGCCGCGATCTACACGCCGGCCGTCTTCGCCATGGCCTTGCTCGTGGCGGTGGTGCCGCCGCTGCTGCTGGGGCAGCCTTGGAATGCGTGGTTCTATCGCTCGCTGGTGCTGCTGGTCATCGCTTGTCCTTGCGCGCTCGTGATCGCCACACCGGTCAGCATCGTGTCGGGGCTCACCGCGCTTGCGCGAAGAGGCGTTCTGGTAAAGGGCGGCGTTTATCTCGAGGAAGTGGGCAAGCTCCGTGCCCTCGCCGTGGACAAGACCGGAACCATCACCCGCGGAAACCCGGAGGTAGTCGGCGTCTCGCCCGTCGCGGATCTAACGGAAGAAGAGATCCTTCGCCGCTCGGCTGCGATCAACAGCCACTCCGGCCATCCGCTCGCCACTGCCATCGTGGAAGCAGCGCGTGCCCGCGGCATCGATTTCAATCCTGCACCCGACTACGTCTCCGTCACCGGCCGTGGAGCCCGTGCCACGCTCGATGGGCATCCGCACTTCATAGGCAATCACCGCATGGCTCACGATGCGGGCGTCTGCACCCCGGCGGTGGAGGAGTTGCTCGCTGGCATCGAGTCAAAGGGCCAATCGCTGGCCGTGCTCGGGCACGCGCCGCATGAGGGGTGCGCCGGAGAGGTCCTCGGTGTCATCGCCATTGCCGATACCCTGCGCCCGGAAGTCGCCGAGGCGCTGAAGGCGATTCACGCTGCTGGCATCTCGAAGATCGTCATGCTCAGTGGCGACAACCAGCGGACCGCTTCCTCCATCGCGCAGCAAGCCGGCATCGACGAGGCGATCGGCGACTTGATGCCGGATCAAAAGGTGGAGCACATCCGCAAGCTCGTGGCGGAGCATGGGCATGTCGGCATGATCGGCGATGGGGTGAATGACGCGCCCGCGCTTGCCGTCGCCAGCGTCGGCTTCGCCATGGGCGCCATCGGCAGCGACACCGCCATCGAGACCGCGGATATTGCCTTGATGAAGGACGACCTGACCAAGGTCGCCGAGGCGGTCCGGACCGGCCGTCGCGCCGTGGGCATCATTCGCTTCAATGTCGTATTCGCCCTGGTGGTGAAGGCGGTCTTTCTGGTGCTCGCGTTTTTCGGCATGGCCGGCTTGTGGCTTGCGATCCTGGCGGACACGGGCGCGACGCTCTTGGTGATCTTGAATTCCTTGCGGCTTCTTAGGCCCGGGGAGTCGCGAGTGGGAATAGGACCCTTGACCCGCGCATCTCAGGTGTGA